One genomic region from Streptomyces sp. NBC_00457 encodes:
- a CDS encoding pyridoxal phosphate-dependent decarboxylase family protein yields the protein MQRALAEDLARLPELLQSVRDLAARELAGMAERPVVRLGKAPDRAHLPADGVGAQAALTRFAERWAPGMSGSAGPRYLGFVTGGATPAALAGDWLTSTYDQNAINAADSWATALERETVSWLRELFGLSQAHSGAFVTGATASNLVGLAVAREWLGERAGVSVARDGVGALGPVEVLSGSAHSTVLKALSVLGIGRDRLRPVPLLPGNREAVDVDRLADALEALDGRPAIVVANAGTVNTVDFDDLRAVAALKERYDFWLHVDAAFGGFAALSPAYAHLVDGLDAADSVCVDLHKWLNVPYDAAVQFTRRQDLQVRVFHNASQYIGLPTQDPDFLHLTPESSRRLRALPAWFSLMAYGREGHREIVERTVALARDLGDRLADLDGLQLLAPVRLNVVCFTLTDEPTRERVNALAQAVTESGEAFLTPTVYRGTPGLRAAFSNWRTSEADVDRIVDAISSAFSSAP from the coding sequence ATGCAGCGCGCACTCGCCGAGGACCTCGCCCGGCTTCCCGAACTCCTGCAGTCCGTCCGTGACCTGGCCGCCCGGGAGCTGGCGGGGATGGCCGAGCGTCCGGTCGTACGCCTGGGCAAGGCACCCGACCGCGCGCACCTCCCGGCCGACGGGGTCGGCGCCCAGGCGGCTCTTACGCGGTTCGCCGAGCGGTGGGCGCCGGGTATGTCCGGTTCGGCGGGCCCGCGCTATCTCGGGTTCGTGACGGGCGGGGCGACGCCGGCCGCGCTCGCCGGGGACTGGCTGACGAGCACGTACGACCAGAACGCGATCAATGCCGCCGACTCGTGGGCGACCGCCCTGGAACGGGAGACGGTGAGCTGGCTCAGGGAGCTGTTCGGGCTGAGCCAGGCGCACAGCGGCGCGTTCGTGACCGGTGCGACCGCGTCCAACCTGGTGGGACTCGCCGTCGCGAGGGAATGGCTCGGCGAGCGTGCCGGTGTCTCCGTGGCCCGGGACGGCGTCGGGGCGCTCGGCCCCGTCGAGGTGCTGTCCGGCAGCGCGCACTCCACCGTCCTCAAGGCGCTGTCCGTCCTCGGCATCGGCCGGGACCGGCTGCGTCCGGTGCCGCTCCTGCCCGGCAACCGCGAGGCCGTGGACGTCGACCGGCTCGCCGACGCGCTCGAAGCACTGGACGGGCGTCCGGCGATCGTCGTGGCCAACGCCGGCACCGTGAACACCGTCGACTTCGACGACCTGCGGGCCGTCGCCGCGCTCAAGGAGCGGTACGACTTCTGGCTCCACGTCGATGCCGCGTTCGGCGGTTTCGCCGCCCTCTCCCCCGCGTACGCCCATCTCGTCGACGGTCTCGACGCCGCCGACTCGGTCTGCGTCGACCTGCACAAGTGGCTCAACGTGCCCTACGACGCGGCCGTCCAGTTCACCCGCCGCCAGGACCTCCAGGTCAGGGTCTTCCACAACGCGTCCCAGTACATCGGACTGCCCACCCAGGACCCCGACTTCCTCCATCTCACCCCGGAGAGCTCACGCCGGCTGCGCGCCCTGCCGGCGTGGTTCTCCCTGATGGCATACGGCCGTGAGGGGCACCGCGAGATCGTCGAGCGCACCGTCGCCCTCGCCCGCGACCTCGGTGACCGCCTCGCCGACCTGGACGGCCTCCAACTCCTCGCGCCCGTCCGCCTCAACGTCGTCTGCTTCACCCTGACCGACGAGCCGACCCGCGAGCGGGTGAACGCCCTGGCGCAGGCGGTCACCGAGTCGGGCGAGGCATTCCTGACGCCGACCGTGTACAGGGGAACTCCCGGCCTGCGGGCCGCGTTCTCCAACTGGCGCACGTCCGAGGCGGATGTGGACAGGATCGTGGACGCGATTAGCTCGGCGTTCAGCAGCGCCCCGTAA
- a CDS encoding Gfo/Idh/MocA family protein codes for MTFSLGIVGAGQFSGQFATLFHAHPGVGDVYVTDLLPERAEQLAAAQGLAGTFPSYEAMLESNAVDAVAIFTQRWTHGPLVLQGLNAGKHVYSAVPMAITTEEIAAIIDAVKATGLTYMMGETSQYNPATVHARNQIAEGAFGRIFYAEGDYVHDMDLGFYEAYQYSGGENWKATASYPPLLYPTHSVGGVLGAWQTHAVSVSAIGVRDERADGVFDQQVSQFGNDVSNATALFEVAGGGSFRTNEFRRVGYPSHIRESRFRFFGTEASMEQLATVAFWQDKKGVKDISELLEPKPTLSPDDPSLQHIAPDLRAAFTSGSAPVHDRSRLPREFDHLHNGHEGSHHFLVDDFVTAVNTRSLPSVNAWVAARYTLPGIVAHESARQGGARLEIPDFGDAPAQ; via the coding sequence ATGACGTTCTCCCTCGGCATCGTCGGCGCCGGCCAGTTCTCCGGCCAGTTCGCCACGCTGTTCCACGCCCACCCCGGTGTCGGCGACGTCTACGTCACCGATCTGCTGCCCGAGCGGGCCGAGCAACTCGCCGCCGCGCAGGGACTGGCCGGGACCTTCCCCTCGTACGAAGCCATGCTCGAGTCGAACGCGGTCGACGCGGTCGCGATCTTCACCCAGCGCTGGACCCACGGCCCGCTGGTCCTCCAGGGCCTGAACGCCGGCAAGCATGTCTACTCCGCCGTCCCCATGGCGATCACCACGGAGGAGATAGCGGCGATCATCGACGCGGTCAAGGCGACCGGACTGACGTACATGATGGGCGAGACCAGCCAGTACAACCCGGCCACGGTCCACGCCCGCAACCAGATCGCCGAGGGCGCCTTCGGACGGATCTTCTACGCCGAGGGCGACTACGTCCACGACATGGATCTGGGGTTCTACGAGGCGTACCAGTACAGCGGCGGCGAGAACTGGAAGGCGACCGCGTCCTATCCCCCGCTGCTGTATCCGACGCACTCGGTGGGCGGGGTACTGGGCGCCTGGCAGACGCATGCGGTGAGCGTGTCGGCGATCGGGGTGCGCGACGAGCGCGCGGACGGTGTCTTCGACCAGCAGGTCAGCCAGTTCGGCAACGACGTCTCCAACGCGACCGCGCTGTTCGAGGTGGCGGGCGGCGGTTCGTTCCGTACGAACGAGTTCCGGCGGGTCGGTTATCCGTCCCACATCCGGGAGTCGCGTTTCCGTTTCTTCGGGACGGAGGCGAGCATGGAACAGCTGGCGACGGTGGCCTTCTGGCAGGACAAGAAGGGCGTCAAGGACATCAGCGAGCTACTGGAACCCAAGCCCACACTGTCTCCTGACGATCCGTCACTGCAGCACATCGCCCCCGACCTGCGGGCCGCCTTCACCTCCGGTTCGGCTCCGGTGCACGACCGGTCGCGGCTGCCCCGGGAGTTCGACCATCTGCACAACGGCCATGAGGGCAGCCACCACTTCCTGGTCGACGACTTCGTGACCGCGGTCAACACGCGGAGCCTGCCGTCGGTGAACGCGTGGGTCGCCGCCCGCTACACCCTGCCGGGCATCGTCGCGCACGAGTCGGCGCGGCAGGGCGGGGCCAGGCTGGAGATCCCGGACTTCGGGGACGCGCCCGCTCAGTGA
- a CDS encoding ROK family transcriptional regulator: protein MTAAAASWLPLSPGERSVAIEVLVHGPLSRTELARRLDLSAGSLTRLTKPLLESGLLIEAPETAALPEVRQGRPSQPLDVVAESRSFIGFKITEDMVYGVVTTLRSEIVARHDRPLTTHDPAGVADLLREMTGELARTHPRLAGIGIGVGGLVQDRTMVGESPFLQWRDVPLAELVEERTGLPVVVENDVAALVEAETWFGAGRGLDRFVVLTIGAGIGYGLVLGGKRVPYAEEDRGFGRHWIINPNGPLTPDGARGSAVSLLTIPNIRYQVRAATGEDRTYEEILALAAAGEPMPARVIDEAARALGTIVAQISNFAMPQKIVLAGEGVGLMDVAGKTVDEAIRANRHPLAAPVDLETKVSDFHDWARGAAVLAIQVLVLGAVER from the coding sequence ATGACCGCAGCAGCCGCCAGCTGGCTTCCGCTGAGTCCGGGCGAGCGCTCGGTGGCGATCGAGGTGCTCGTCCACGGCCCGCTGTCGCGCACCGAACTCGCCCGGCGGCTGGACCTGTCGGCGGGCAGCCTCACCCGGCTGACCAAGCCGCTGCTGGAGTCCGGCCTGCTGATCGAGGCCCCCGAGACGGCCGCCCTGCCCGAGGTCCGCCAGGGGCGCCCCTCGCAGCCCCTCGACGTCGTCGCCGAGTCCCGCTCCTTCATCGGCTTCAAGATCACCGAAGACATGGTCTACGGCGTCGTCACCACCCTCAGAAGCGAGATCGTCGCCCGCCATGACCGCCCGCTCACCACGCACGACCCCGCCGGGGTCGCCGACCTGCTGCGGGAGATGACCGGGGAACTGGCCCGCACCCACCCCCGGCTCGCCGGGATCGGCATCGGTGTCGGCGGGCTCGTCCAGGACCGGACCATGGTGGGGGAGTCGCCGTTCCTGCAGTGGCGGGACGTGCCCCTGGCCGAGCTCGTCGAGGAGCGCACCGGGCTGCCGGTCGTCGTCGAGAACGACGTCGCCGCCCTCGTCGAGGCCGAGACCTGGTTCGGCGCAGGCCGCGGACTCGACCGGTTCGTCGTCCTCACCATCGGCGCCGGCATCGGGTACGGGCTCGTCCTGGGCGGCAAGCGGGTGCCCTACGCCGAGGAGGACCGCGGCTTCGGCCGCCACTGGATCATCAACCCCAACGGGCCGCTCACCCCCGACGGCGCACGCGGCAGCGCGGTCTCGCTGCTCACCATCCCCAACATCCGCTACCAGGTGCGGGCCGCCACGGGTGAGGACCGGACGTACGAGGAGATCCTCGCCCTCGCCGCCGCAGGCGAACCCATGCCCGCCCGCGTCATCGACGAGGCCGCGCGCGCCCTCGGCACGATCGTCGCCCAGATCTCCAACTTCGCGATGCCGCAGAAGATCGTGCTCGCCGGGGAGGGGGTCGGCCTGATGGACGTCGCCGGGAAGACCGTCGACGAGGCGATCAGGGCCAACCGGCATCCGCTGGCCGCGCCCGTCGACCTGGAGACCAAGGTGTCCGACTTTCACGACTGGGCGCGCGGGGCCGCCGTACTGGCGATCCAGGTGCTGGTTCTAGGGGCGGTTGAAAGATGA
- a CDS encoding S1 family peptidase → MRHARRRVVRRVARLAAVGGLLLGGTMVTRAVASEPSDGAELPRTLAQAAGDTGAGLVSRLGTSRTAGSWVDAQGRSVVAVTDEEAAAEVKRAGAEAKMVRYSMRDLKSATSTLGSTPKVPGTAWAVDYRSNEVVVRADRTVSTAEWNELNEIADAIGGSVRMERTEGTFTTRINGAQPILSTAGRCSAGFNVTDGQRDFILTAGHCGPTGSVWFSDNGGREQVGRTTTQSFPGDDYSLVQYANGRAGDGADVVSIGEGRGVRITGLGEASVGQKVFRSGSTTGLQDGEVTAVNATVNYPEGTVSGLIETNVCAEAGDSGGPMFSEGVALGVTSGGSGDCTSGGTTFFQPVTKALGELGLKLLVAAPAGGGQSASPSAEPSAGAGGTQGAAAPGDASPGSSAPVEGIVDASTLLSRLANPRNIGPGLLVMGGSLIALVATRFIRAEQDRKAYQRYYSATWS, encoded by the coding sequence ATGAGGCACGCACGACGACGAGTCGTCCGGCGAGTGGCACGTCTGGCGGCGGTCGGCGGACTCCTCCTGGGAGGCACGATGGTGACGCGGGCGGTGGCGAGTGAGCCGTCCGACGGCGCCGAACTGCCCCGTACGTTGGCGCAGGCCGCGGGCGACACGGGCGCCGGGCTGGTGTCCCGGCTCGGTACGTCCCGTACGGCGGGCAGCTGGGTCGACGCCCAGGGCCGGTCGGTCGTCGCGGTCACCGACGAGGAGGCCGCCGCCGAGGTCAAGCGGGCGGGGGCCGAGGCCAAGATGGTGCGCTACAGCATGCGCGACCTCAAGTCGGCCACATCGACGCTGGGTTCGACGCCCAAGGTGCCCGGTACGGCGTGGGCCGTGGACTACCGGTCCAACGAGGTCGTGGTGCGCGCCGACCGCACCGTCTCCACCGCCGAGTGGAACGAGCTGAACGAGATCGCCGACGCCATCGGCGGCTCGGTGCGCATGGAGCGCACCGAGGGCACCTTCACGACCCGCATCAACGGGGCGCAGCCGATCCTGTCCACCGCGGGCCGCTGCTCCGCGGGCTTCAACGTGACCGACGGCCAGCGCGACTTCATCCTCACCGCCGGGCACTGCGGGCCCACCGGTTCCGTCTGGTTCTCCGACAACGGGGGCAGGGAGCAGGTGGGCAGGACGACCACACAGAGCTTCCCCGGCGACGACTACTCGCTGGTCCAGTACGCGAACGGCCGCGCGGGCGACGGCGCCGACGTCGTCTCCATCGGCGAGGGGCGGGGCGTACGGATCACGGGCCTGGGCGAGGCGTCCGTCGGGCAGAAGGTGTTCCGCAGCGGCAGCACGACCGGGCTCCAGGACGGTGAGGTGACGGCGGTCAACGCCACCGTCAACTACCCCGAGGGCACGGTCAGCGGCCTGATCGAGACGAACGTGTGCGCCGAAGCCGGTGACAGCGGCGGGCCGATGTTCTCCGAGGGGGTCGCCCTGGGCGTGACCTCGGGCGGCAGCGGCGACTGCACGTCGGGCGGTACGACGTTCTTCCAGCCGGTGACGAAGGCGCTGGGCGAGCTTGGTCTGAAACTGCTGGTGGCCGCTCCGGCGGGCGGCGGGCAGAGCGCTTCGCCGTCGGCGGAGCCGTCCGCCGGTGCCGGTGGCACGCAGGGCGCGGCCGCTCCCGGCGATGCGTCGCCCGGGTCGTCGGCTCCGGTGGAGGGCATCGTGGACGCGTCGACGCTGCTGTCGCGGCTCGCGAATCCCCGGAACATCGGCCCGGGTCTGCTGGTCATGGGCGGCAGCCTGATCGCGCTGGTGGCCACGCGGTTCATCCGCGCGGAACAGGACCGCAAGGCCTACCAGCGCTATTACTCGGCTACGTGGAGCTGA
- a CDS encoding SDR family NAD(P)-dependent oxidoreductase, producing MTHTTRFQGYGVLVTGAARGIGAAVSRRLAEEGARVLVTDRDGPEADKTASALREVGLTAEALVCDVADRASVEAAVAHAVESFESLDVLVNSAACCTADTTLFEDGPDEAWDRDIDITLTGAYRCCRAALPHLAASGRGAIVSIGSVNGAYDFGNHAYSAAKAGLASLTRTLAGHAAPRGVRVNLVMPGTVRTSAWEGRDDELDAVRPLYPLGRVGEPEDIAAAVAFLASRDAAWITGTTLAVDGGITAVNTGFRTVIRRPGDV from the coding sequence ATGACGCACACAACACGCTTCCAAGGCTACGGAGTCCTCGTCACCGGCGCGGCCCGGGGTATCGGTGCGGCCGTCTCCCGGAGGCTCGCCGAGGAGGGCGCACGCGTACTCGTCACCGACAGGGACGGGCCGGAAGCGGACAAGACGGCGTCGGCGCTGCGTGAAGTGGGCCTGACCGCCGAGGCGTTGGTGTGCGATGTCGCGGACCGCGCCTCGGTGGAGGCGGCCGTCGCGCACGCCGTCGAGTCCTTCGAGTCCCTCGATGTCCTGGTCAACAGCGCCGCCTGCTGCACCGCCGACACCACCCTCTTCGAGGACGGCCCGGACGAGGCGTGGGACCGCGACATCGACATCACCCTGACCGGCGCCTACCGCTGCTGCCGCGCCGCCCTGCCTCACCTGGCCGCCTCCGGGCGCGGCGCGATCGTCAGCATCGGCTCGGTCAACGGCGCCTACGACTTCGGCAACCACGCCTACAGCGCCGCCAAGGCGGGCCTCGCCTCTCTGACCCGCACGCTCGCCGGGCACGCCGCGCCGCGCGGAGTCCGCGTCAACCTGGTGATGCCGGGCACGGTGCGTACGTCCGCCTGGGAGGGCCGGGACGACGAACTCGACGCGGTGCGGCCGCTGTATCCCCTGGGTCGTGTCGGCGAACCGGAGGACATCGCTGCGGCCGTCGCCTTTCTCGCGTCCCGCGACGCGGCGTGGATCACCGGTACGACTCTGGCCGTCGACGGGGGGATCACGGCTGTCAACACCGGGTTCCGTACGGTGATTCGGCGACCCGGAGACGTGTGA
- a CDS encoding carbohydrate ABC transporter permease — MAAVAETTTTVRPARRRPSFGRVAAWTVMVAIVLITLVPFYWILRTALSSNPGLNAQPADPLPVDLTLGGFERALGLQSTEEAVAQGGAGGGLKFWRYLLNSVLVSTLITTCQIFFSAMAAYAFARLRWRGRDTVFALFLAGLMVPTIFTLLPNFVLIKELGLVDNLLGIALPTMFMTPFAVFFLRQFFMNVPKEVEEAALLDGAGKVRVFFRVLLPMASTPVMTLAVLTYITSWNDYFWPLMVSYSDSSRVLTVALAMFRAQTPQSGIDWSGLMAATLIAALPMLVLFGFFARRIVSSISFTGLK, encoded by the coding sequence ATGGCTGCCGTGGCAGAAACGACGACGACCGTACGGCCCGCACGGCGCAGGCCCTCCTTCGGGCGGGTCGCGGCCTGGACGGTGATGGTCGCGATCGTGCTCATCACCCTGGTGCCGTTCTACTGGATCCTGCGCACCGCCCTCTCCTCCAACCCGGGGCTGAACGCCCAACCGGCCGATCCGCTGCCGGTCGACCTGACCCTCGGCGGTTTCGAGCGGGCGCTCGGCCTGCAGTCCACCGAGGAGGCGGTCGCGCAGGGCGGCGCCGGCGGCGGGCTGAAGTTCTGGCGCTATCTGCTCAACTCCGTGCTCGTCTCGACGCTGATCACCACCTGCCAGATCTTCTTCTCCGCGATGGCCGCCTACGCCTTCGCGCGGCTGCGCTGGCGGGGCCGGGACACGGTCTTCGCCCTGTTCCTGGCCGGGTTGATGGTGCCGACCATCTTCACGCTGCTGCCGAACTTCGTGCTCATCAAGGAACTCGGCCTGGTGGACAACCTGTTGGGCATCGCGCTGCCGACGATGTTCATGACGCCGTTCGCGGTGTTCTTCCTGCGCCAGTTCTTCATGAACGTCCCCAAGGAGGTCGAGGAGGCGGCGCTCCTCGACGGTGCAGGCAAGGTGCGCGTCTTCTTCCGGGTGCTGTTGCCGATGGCGTCCACACCGGTCATGACCCTGGCCGTGCTGACGTACATCACCTCGTGGAACGACTACTTCTGGCCGCTGATGGTCTCCTACAGCGACAGCTCGCGCGTGCTGACCGTGGCGCTGGCCATGTTCCGGGCGCAGACCCCGCAGTCCGGCATCGACTGGTCGGGGCTCATGGCGGCGACGCTCATCGCGGCCCTGCCGATGCTCGTGCTGTTCGGCTTCTTCGCACGCCGCATCGTCAGCTCCATCAGCTTCACCGGGCTCAAGTGA
- a CDS encoding carbohydrate ABC transporter permease: MTIASSSPPSRLPPGAAEGARTRPSTNRAKASEKPGDGRLAAVFLAPAMLGFLVFLLWPTLRGIYLSFTDFNLLTPAEWVGLDNYVRMVNDPIFWNSLWVTVEYVILNIGVQTVAALAIAVLLQRLTQSSVLRGIVLAPYLMSNVVAGIVWLWILDTQLGIGNEIIVGLGFDRIPFLADETWAIPTIAMINVWRHVGYTALLLFAGLMAIPNDMYEAAKVDGASEWRMFWRITMPLLRPVLAVVLIMTVIGSFQVFDTVAVTTDGGPANATNVLQLYIYDSAFGRFQFGYASAMSVALLVVLSAITILQYRLTRAGQTDLG, encoded by the coding sequence ATGACCATCGCCTCCAGCAGCCCACCGTCGCGTCTGCCACCGGGCGCCGCGGAGGGGGCACGGACCAGGCCGAGCACGAACCGGGCGAAAGCCAGTGAGAAACCAGGTGACGGACGGCTGGCCGCGGTGTTCCTCGCCCCGGCCATGCTGGGTTTCCTGGTCTTCCTGCTCTGGCCCACCTTGCGCGGCATCTACCTGAGCTTCACCGACTTCAACCTGCTGACACCGGCGGAGTGGGTGGGCCTGGACAACTACGTCCGGATGGTCAACGACCCGATCTTCTGGAACTCGCTCTGGGTCACCGTCGAGTACGTGATCCTCAACATCGGCGTGCAGACGGTGGCGGCGCTCGCCATCGCCGTGCTGCTCCAGCGGCTGACGCAGTCGTCGGTGCTGCGCGGGATCGTGCTGGCGCCGTATCTGATGTCGAACGTCGTCGCGGGCATCGTCTGGCTCTGGATCCTGGACACCCAGCTCGGCATCGGCAACGAGATCATCGTGGGCCTCGGTTTCGACCGCATCCCGTTCCTGGCCGACGAGACCTGGGCGATCCCGACGATCGCCATGATCAACGTCTGGCGGCACGTCGGCTACACCGCGCTGCTGCTGTTCGCGGGGCTCATGGCCATCCCGAACGACATGTACGAGGCCGCGAAGGTGGACGGCGCCAGCGAGTGGCGGATGTTCTGGCGGATCACGATGCCGCTGCTGCGTCCGGTTCTGGCGGTCGTGCTGATCATGACGGTGATCGGTTCGTTCCAGGTGTTCGACACGGTCGCGGTGACGACCGACGGCGGACCGGCCAACGCCACCAACGTGCTCCAGCTCTACATCTACGACTCCGCCTTCGGCCGCTTCCAGTTCGGCTACGCCTCCGCGATGTCGGTAGCCCTGCTCGTGGTGCTGAGCGCGATCACCATCCTCCAGTACCGGCTCACCCGGGCCGGCCAGACCGACCTCGGCTGA
- a CDS encoding L,D-transpeptidase family protein, whose protein sequence is MGDIRRRGAVALGITGLVAPLTIALGATPAQAASCTTQTGPYQKQVEKFLGRPVDGKQSAADCKAIQNFQTKHGITPNIGYAGPVTWGVMDLMNKQKAVGNNPNKAGKCPVNKGRIACVNLSLQLSWIQDGKKLVYGPVPVRTGRNGYETRTGLKKIYWRNIDHVSTIYDVPMPYAQFFDGGQAFHSAGVSMWNPPGSHGCVNMTKTVAKKYWSLLKKGDDVFVYGRKPGT, encoded by the coding sequence ATGGGGGACATACGCAGACGGGGAGCCGTCGCACTCGGGATCACCGGACTGGTGGCACCGCTCACGATCGCGCTGGGCGCCACGCCCGCGCAGGCCGCGAGCTGCACCACACAGACCGGCCCGTATCAGAAGCAGGTGGAGAAGTTCCTCGGCCGCCCGGTCGACGGCAAGCAGTCCGCCGCCGACTGCAAGGCCATCCAGAACTTCCAGACCAAGCACGGCATCACGCCGAACATCGGCTACGCGGGTCCCGTCACCTGGGGCGTGATGGACTTGATGAACAAGCAGAAGGCCGTCGGCAACAACCCCAACAAGGCCGGCAAGTGCCCGGTGAACAAGGGCCGCATCGCCTGTGTGAACCTCTCCCTCCAGCTGAGCTGGATCCAGGACGGCAAGAAGCTCGTCTACGGTCCGGTGCCGGTCCGCACCGGTCGCAACGGCTACGAGACCCGCACCGGCCTGAAGAAGATCTACTGGCGGAACATCGACCACGTGTCGACCATCTACGACGTCCCCATGCCCTACGCCCAGTTCTTCGACGGCGGCCAGGCCTTCCACTCCGCCGGCGTCAGCATGTGGAACCCGCCCGGCTCGCACGGCTGCGTCAACATGACCAAGACCGTCGCCAAGAAGTACTGGTCGCTGCTGAAGAAGGGCGACGACGTCTTCGTGTACGGCCGCAAGCCGGGCACCTGA
- a CDS encoding enoyl-CoA hydratase/isomerase family protein produces the protein MTNDAYSTLRLSSEHGVARIVLDNPPVNALGTTMMRELRTVLTGLKDDPSVRVIVFSSADPEFFIAHVDMHVGEEMDVLQELAASAPADVNVFQAIGELIRHQPQVTIVKLAGKARGGGAEFVAAADMAFAATETAGLGQIEALMGIIPGGGGTQYLRDRMGRNRALEVILTADLFDAETAASYGWINRALPVDELDEYVDRIARNIAALPDGVIEAAKHSLPADDFTEGLLRENDAWASTFSLPAAQHLISGGLRDGAQTPAGERDLEGLMRSVAR, from the coding sequence ATGACGAACGATGCCTACTCGACCCTGCGCCTGAGCAGCGAACACGGCGTCGCCCGGATCGTCCTCGACAATCCCCCGGTGAACGCGCTCGGAACGACGATGATGCGTGAGCTGCGGACGGTGCTGACGGGCCTCAAGGACGATCCTTCCGTCCGCGTGATCGTCTTCTCGAGCGCCGACCCGGAATTCTTCATTGCTCACGTGGACATGCACGTCGGGGAAGAGATGGACGTCCTCCAGGAACTCGCCGCATCCGCGCCGGCGGACGTCAACGTGTTCCAGGCGATCGGTGAACTGATCCGCCACCAGCCCCAGGTGACCATCGTGAAGCTCGCCGGGAAGGCCCGCGGAGGCGGAGCGGAATTCGTGGCCGCAGCGGACATGGCATTCGCCGCCACCGAGACCGCTGGACTCGGTCAGATCGAAGCACTCATGGGCATCATCCCCGGCGGAGGCGGAACGCAGTACCTCCGGGACCGCATGGGCCGCAACCGCGCACTGGAAGTGATCCTCACCGCCGACTTGTTCGATGCCGAGACCGCGGCGTCCTACGGATGGATCAACCGGGCCCTGCCGGTCGACGAACTCGACGAGTACGTCGACCGTATCGCCCGTAACATCGCCGCGCTGCCCGACGGTGTCATCGAAGCAGCCAAGCACTCGCTGCCCGCCGATGACTTCACGGAAGGACTCCTCCGTGAGAACGACGCTTGGGCTTCTACGTTCAGTCTGCCGGCCGCTCAGCATCTGATCAGCGGGGGCCTGCGGGACGGGGCACAAACACCGGCCGGCGAACGCGACCTTGAGGGACTGATGCGCAGCGTCGCGCGCTGA
- a CDS encoding ABC transporter substrate-binding protein, producing the protein MRFRFRTVGALAVALALSLTAGCAQDGGTGSSSNTVTYWLWDANQLPAYEACAKDFEKQNPGLNVQITQMGWDDYWTKLTASFIAGTQPDVFTDHIQKFGQFADLQVLEPLDDLGIKDSDYQPGLAANWIGQDGHRYGAPKDWDTVALFYNEKMAQDAGLTGEQLGNLSWNPKDGGSFEKAIAHLTVDKNGKRGDEPGFDKNNVKVYGLASKGGGYADGQTQWSSFAASAGWSYTDKKRWGTEYQYDDKTFQSVIKWFFGLAKKGYMAPLSDYNSQSNEGNVQVAAGKAASSLDGAWMISTYAGFKGMKIRTALTPEGPTGKRATMMNGLADSITKNARNKAGAKKWVKYLASNECQTTVGRSGIVFPATPDGTDAAVAAYEKKGIDVSAFTEPVADKKDFTTFSYPITGYAADVQALMEPAMEDIYGNGKPVSSLDQTNDQINLILSQ; encoded by the coding sequence ATGCGATTTCGATTCCGTACGGTCGGGGCGCTGGCCGTGGCCCTGGCGCTGTCCCTGACGGCCGGGTGTGCCCAGGACGGCGGCACCGGCTCGTCCTCGAACACGGTGACGTACTGGCTGTGGGACGCCAACCAGCTGCCCGCCTACGAGGCCTGCGCCAAGGACTTCGAGAAGCAGAACCCGGGTCTGAACGTCCAGATCACCCAGATGGGCTGGGACGACTACTGGACCAAGCTCACCGCGAGCTTCATCGCGGGCACCCAGCCCGACGTCTTCACCGACCACATCCAGAAGTTCGGCCAGTTCGCCGACCTTCAGGTGCTGGAGCCGCTCGACGACCTCGGCATCAAGGACTCCGACTACCAGCCAGGCCTGGCCGCCAACTGGATCGGCCAGGACGGCCACCGCTACGGCGCCCCGAAGGACTGGGACACCGTCGCCCTCTTCTACAACGAGAAGATGGCGCAGGACGCCGGTCTCACCGGCGAGCAGCTGGGCAACCTGTCCTGGAACCCGAAGGACGGCGGTTCCTTCGAGAAAGCCATCGCCCATCTCACGGTCGACAAGAACGGCAAACGCGGCGACGAGCCCGGCTTCGACAAGAACAACGTCAAGGTGTACGGCCTGGCGTCCAAGGGCGGTGGCTACGCCGACGGCCAGACCCAGTGGAGCAGCTTCGCCGCCTCCGCGGGCTGGAGCTACACCGACAAGAAGCGGTGGGGCACCGAGTACCAGTACGACGACAAGACCTTCCAGTCAGTCATCAAGTGGTTCTTCGGCCTGGCGAAGAAGGGCTACATGGCACCGCTCTCCGACTACAACTCCCAGTCCAACGAGGGCAACGTCCAGGTGGCCGCGGGCAAGGCGGCGTCCTCGCTGGACGGGGCGTGGATGATCTCGACGTACGCCGGCTTCAAGGGCATGAAGATCCGCACCGCCCTCACGCCCGAGGGCCCCACCGGCAAGCGCGCCACGATGATGAACGGCCTCGCCGACTCCATCACCAAGAACGCCCGCAACAAGGCCGGCGCCAAGAAGTGGGTGAAGTACCTGGCGTCGAACGAGTGCCAGACGACGGTGGGCCGTTCCGGCATTGTCTTCCCGGCCACGCCCGACGGCACGGACGCCGCGGTGGCGGCGTACGAGAAGAAGGGCATCGACGTCTCGGCGTTCACCGAACCGGTGGCCGACAAGAAGGACTTCACCACCTTCTCCTACCCAATCACCGGCTATGCGGCGGACGTACAGGCGCTGATGGAGCCCGCGATGGAGGACATCTACGGCAACGGCAAGCCCGTGAGCAGCCTCGACCAGACCAACGACCAGATCAACCTGATCCTCTCCCAGTGA